The Pseudomonas baetica genome includes a region encoding these proteins:
- a CDS encoding YbdD/YjiX family protein, which yields MFNDLSRLGKYLGQAARLMVGMPDYDTYVEHMQTKHPDKPVMSYEMFFRERQEARYGGKGGPKCC from the coding sequence ATGTTCAATGACCTGAGTCGCCTCGGTAAATACCTCGGTCAGGCCGCGCGCCTGATGGTCGGCATGCCCGACTACGACACCTACGTCGAGCATATGCAAACCAAGCACCCGGACAAACCGGTGATGAGCTACGAGATGTTCTTTCGCGAACGTCAGGAAGCCCGTTACGGTGGCAAGGGTGGGCCCAAGTGCTGTTGA
- a CDS encoding ferredoxin--NADP reductase: protein MTASAEKFTRQTLLDVQPLTPSLFTLRITRDAGFRFRAGQFARLGVTKADGTTVWRAYSMVSSPFDEFLEFFSIVVPDGEFTSGLSRLETGDTLLVERQAFGYLTLDRFVDGRDLWLLSTGTGVAPFLSILQDFEVWERFERIILVYSVREAQELAYLPLIAGLAQRDYLAEHAEKLQFIPIVTREQHPGALNARITALIENGELERAAGVELTAEHSRVMLCGNPQMIDDTRTLLKQRHMRLSLTRKPGQVAVENYW from the coding sequence ATGACCGCCAGTGCAGAGAAATTTACCCGCCAGACACTGCTTGATGTGCAGCCCCTGACCCCCAGCCTGTTCACCTTGCGCATCACCCGCGATGCAGGTTTTCGTTTCCGCGCCGGGCAATTCGCCCGGCTCGGCGTGACCAAGGCGGATGGCACCACCGTATGGCGTGCCTACTCAATGGTGTCGTCACCGTTCGACGAGTTTCTCGAGTTTTTTTCAATCGTGGTCCCGGACGGCGAGTTCACCAGTGGATTGAGCCGGCTTGAAACGGGCGATACCTTGTTGGTAGAGCGTCAGGCGTTCGGCTATCTGACACTTGATCGTTTCGTCGATGGTCGCGATCTGTGGTTGCTGTCGACCGGCACCGGTGTGGCACCGTTTCTATCGATCCTGCAGGATTTCGAAGTCTGGGAGAGGTTCGAGCGGATCATTCTGGTGTACAGCGTGCGCGAAGCGCAGGAACTGGCTTATCTGCCGCTGATAGCCGGGCTCGCACAGCGTGATTATCTGGCTGAGCACGCCGAAAAACTGCAATTCATTCCCATCGTCACCCGCGAGCAACATCCTGGCGCCTTGAACGCACGCATCACGGCGTTGATCGAGAATGGTGAACTGGAGCGTGCCGCTGGTGTTGAACTGACGGCAGAGCATTCGCGAGTCATGCTGTGCGGCAATCCGCAGATGATCGATGACACCCGCACCTTGCTGAAACAGCGGCATATGCGTCTGAGCCTCACGCGTAAGCCAGGCCAGGTGGCCGTTGAAAACTACTGGTAA
- a CDS encoding carbon starvation CstA family protein gives MKNNNSLLRHLPWLVLAIVGACALGVVALRRGEAINALWIVVAAVAIYLVAYRYYSLFIANHVMQLDPRRATPAVLNNDGLDYVPTNKHILFGHHFAAIAGAGPLVGPVLAAQMGYLPGTLWLIAGVVLAGAVQDFMVLFMSTRRNGRSLGDMVREEMGRVPGTIALFGCFLIMIIILAVLALIVVKALAESPWGIFTVMATIPIAMFMGIYMRYIRPGRIGEISVVGVLLLLGSIWLGGQIAADPVWAKAFTFTGVQITWMLVGYGFVAASLPVWLILAPRDYLSTFLKIGTIVALAIGILVTMPELKMPALTQFVDGTGPVWKGGLFPFLFITIACGAVSGFHALISSGTTPKLLDNETNARYIGYGGMLMESFVAIMAMVAASVIEPGVYFAMNSPAAVVGSDVVSVAQVVTSWGFAITPEALQAVAHDIGETTILARAGGAPTLAVGIAQILHSVLPGENTMAFWYHFAILFEALFILTAVDAGTRAGRFMLQDLLGSFVPALKRTESWTANLIATAGCVAMWGWLLYQGVIDPLGGINTLWPLFGISNQMLAGIALMLGTVVLIKMKRQRYIWVTLLPATWLLICTTTAGFIKLFDANPAIGFLSLAKKYSDALANGQVLAPAKSVEQMQHVIFNAYTNATLTVLFLFVVFSILFYALKVGIAAWGKKERTDKESPFQALPDA, from the coding sequence ATGAAAAATAATAATAGCCTGCTACGCCACTTACCCTGGCTAGTGCTGGCAATCGTAGGAGCGTGCGCCCTGGGCGTAGTGGCATTGCGCCGAGGCGAGGCGATCAACGCCTTGTGGATTGTGGTCGCAGCGGTGGCCATTTATCTGGTTGCATACCGTTACTACAGCCTGTTCATCGCAAACCATGTGATGCAACTCGATCCGCGTCGGGCCACCCCCGCGGTGCTCAACAATGATGGTCTGGACTATGTGCCGACCAACAAACACATTCTCTTCGGTCACCACTTCGCGGCCATTGCTGGCGCGGGGCCTCTGGTCGGTCCGGTTCTGGCGGCGCAGATGGGCTACTTGCCCGGCACGCTGTGGCTGATTGCCGGTGTGGTGCTGGCGGGGGCGGTGCAGGACTTCATGGTTCTGTTCATGTCGACCCGCCGCAATGGCCGTTCCCTGGGCGACATGGTGCGTGAAGAAATGGGCCGCGTGCCCGGCACCATTGCGCTGTTTGGCTGCTTCCTGATCATGATCATCATCCTCGCGGTGCTGGCGCTGATCGTGGTCAAAGCCCTGGCCGAGAGCCCATGGGGCATCTTCACGGTGATGGCGACCATCCCGATCGCGATGTTCATGGGCATCTACATGCGCTACATCCGCCCGGGCCGCATTGGCGAGATCTCGGTGGTCGGCGTGTTGCTGCTGTTGGGTTCGATCTGGCTGGGTGGGCAGATTGCCGCCGACCCGGTGTGGGCCAAGGCGTTCACGTTCACCGGTGTGCAGATTACCTGGATGCTGGTCGGCTACGGTTTCGTCGCTGCTTCGCTACCGGTCTGGCTGATTCTGGCGCCCCGTGACTATCTGTCGACGTTCCTCAAGATCGGTACCATCGTCGCTTTGGCGATCGGCATCCTGGTGACCATGCCCGAGCTGAAAATGCCCGCGCTGACCCAGTTCGTCGACGGCACCGGCCCGGTGTGGAAGGGCGGTCTGTTCCCGTTCCTGTTCATCACCATTGCGTGCGGTGCGGTCTCCGGTTTCCACGCGCTGATTTCTTCGGGCACCACGCCCAAGCTGCTGGATAACGAAACCAACGCCCGTTACATCGGTTACGGCGGCATGTTGATGGAATCGTTCGTCGCCATCATGGCGATGGTTGCCGCTTCGGTGATCGAGCCTGGCGTGTACTTCGCCATGAACAGCCCGGCCGCCGTCGTCGGCAGTGACGTGGTGTCGGTTGCGCAAGTGGTCACCAGTTGGGGTTTTGCGATCACACCTGAGGCGCTGCAAGCCGTGGCGCATGACATCGGCGAAACCACCATCCTCGCCCGTGCCGGCGGTGCGCCGACCCTGGCGGTCGGTATCGCTCAGATCCTGCACAGTGTCCTGCCGGGTGAAAACACCATGGCGTTCTGGTACCACTTCGCGATCCTGTTCGAAGCGCTGTTCATCCTCACCGCTGTAGACGCCGGCACCCGTGCCGGGCGTTTCATGCTGCAGGATCTGCTCGGCTCCTTCGTGCCGGCGCTGAAACGTACCGAATCGTGGACTGCCAACCTGATCGCCACCGCCGGTTGCGTGGCGATGTGGGGCTGGTTGCTCTATCAAGGCGTGATCGATCCACTGGGCGGCATCAACACCCTGTGGCCACTGTTCGGTATCTCCAACCAGATGCTGGCCGGTATCGCGCTGATGCTCGGCACTGTAGTTCTGATCAAAATGAAGCGTCAGCGCTACATTTGGGTCACCCTGCTGCCGGCCACCTGGCTGCTGATTTGCACTACGACGGCGGGCTTCATCAAGCTGTTCGACGCCAACCCGGCAATCGGCTTCCTGTCGCTGGCCAAGAAGTACAGCGATGCGCTGGCCAACGGTCAGGTGCTCGCGCCAGCAAAAAGCGTCGAGCAGATGCAGCACGTGATCTTCAACGCTTACACCAACGCAACGCTCACTGTGCTGTTCCTGTTCGTGGTCTTCAGCATCCTGTTCTATGCGCTCAAGGTCGGCATCGCCGCGTGGGGCAAAAAAGAGCGTACGGATAAAGAATCGCCATTCCAGGCTCTGCCGGATGCGTAA
- a CDS encoding autoinducer binding domain-containing protein, which yields METWKESQLKQLTFARNIDSAFAVLLRFIENLGFNFCSIVITPCDGGPPFKPLRIDNYPKGWNLEYEQEGHVETDPITSHCQQSMLPLVWSEAVFANAPSLWQLLQQYGIHHGWSQSFNHEENGFSSIVSLSRRHCPISPFELYEHFGYMFYVTNHLSDLFARSLPRRPGKSEYPRLTARELEVLQLSALGKTAYEIARILSISERTVGYYIQKILQKLNVCNKISAVMRAAKIGII from the coding sequence ATGGAGACATGGAAGGAGTCGCAGCTAAAACAACTGACGTTTGCCAGAAATATAGATAGTGCTTTTGCGGTGCTGCTTCGTTTTATCGAAAATCTCGGTTTTAACTTTTGCAGTATCGTTATCACTCCGTGCGATGGAGGACCTCCGTTCAAGCCCCTGCGAATCGACAATTACCCCAAAGGCTGGAACCTCGAATATGAACAGGAAGGGCACGTAGAGACGGACCCGATAACCTCGCATTGCCAACAATCAATGCTGCCGCTTGTCTGGAGTGAGGCGGTTTTTGCGAATGCGCCTTCTCTGTGGCAGCTATTGCAGCAATACGGGATACATCACGGCTGGTCACAGTCCTTCAACCACGAGGAAAACGGTTTCAGCAGCATTGTCAGCCTGTCCAGAAGGCATTGTCCGATCAGCCCGTTCGAGCTGTACGAGCATTTCGGTTACATGTTTTACGTCACCAATCATTTGAGTGATCTGTTCGCCCGTTCCCTGCCTCGCAGACCTGGCAAGTCTGAGTATCCGCGCCTTACCGCACGTGAGCTGGAAGTTCTGCAACTCTCGGCGCTGGGCAAGACGGCCTACGAAATTGCGAGGATTCTCAGTATCAGCGAACGGACAGTGGGCTATTACATACAAAAAATTCTTCAGAAGCTGAATGTCTGCAACAAGATTTCTGCCGTGATGAGGGCGGCCAAGATCGGCATCATCTGA
- a CDS encoding PilZ domain-containing protein produces the protein MSEPSANRRRFKRIAFDARTELSQGEYIWPVKLIDLSLKGLLIERPEPWLGDREKDFFVDIHLSDDVDIEMDVHLAHEENGQLGFVCRHISLESIQRLRRLIELNLADEAELERELGALIEI, from the coding sequence ATGAGTGAACCGTCAGCCAATCGTCGTCGCTTCAAACGTATTGCGTTCGATGCCAGAACCGAGCTGAGTCAGGGCGAGTACATCTGGCCGGTCAAATTGATTGATCTGTCGCTCAAGGGGCTGCTGATTGAACGGCCGGAGCCGTGGCTGGGAGATCGGGAAAAGGATTTTTTCGTCGACATCCATCTGAGCGATGACGTCGACATCGAGATGGATGTGCATCTGGCCCATGAAGAGAACGGCCAGTTGGGCTTTGTTTGCCGGCATATCAGCCTGGAGTCGATCCAGCGCTTGCGGCGCTTGATCGAACTCAATCTAGCCGACGAAGCCGAACTGGAGCGCGAACTGGGCGCCCTGATCGAAATCTAG
- a CDS encoding GntR family transcriptional regulator has protein sequence MNSLATPSHARASAAPLPFSRQREPEDDLYPRLLDAILEQRIDPASRFTEDSLKQMFAVSRADVRRVLTQLSHEHIVVLRANHRPRIAAPDAEQTRQTLHARRLTENTLVRLACQRPQADGVKRLRALIERERQAVEQDRRGAAIRLSGEFHLQLAQMAGNAPLAHFLGSLVPLTSLAIARCDGSTRSCCAWQEHLALVEAVECGDASKAGMLMNRHLDHLEQTLLG, from the coding sequence ATGAACAGTCTTGCCACGCCATCGCACGCTCGGGCGAGCGCAGCGCCCCTGCCCTTCTCCCGCCAGCGCGAGCCAGAGGATGATCTGTATCCACGGCTGCTCGATGCGATTCTGGAGCAGCGCATCGACCCGGCCAGCCGCTTTACCGAGGACAGCCTCAAGCAGATGTTTGCTGTCAGCCGCGCGGATGTTCGGCGAGTGCTGACGCAGCTGTCCCATGAGCACATCGTCGTGCTGCGCGCCAATCATCGGCCACGGATTGCGGCGCCGGATGCGGAGCAGACGCGGCAGACCTTGCATGCACGGCGACTGACCGAAAACACACTGGTGCGCCTGGCTTGTCAGCGACCACAGGCTGATGGTGTGAAACGCCTGCGCGCCTTGATCGAGCGCGAGCGTCAGGCGGTGGAGCAGGATCGGCGCGGTGCGGCCATTCGACTGTCGGGGGAGTTTCATCTGCAGTTGGCGCAAATGGCGGGGAATGCACCGTTGGCGCATTTTCTTGGCAGTCTGGTGCCACTGACGTCATTGGCGATTGCGCGCTGTGACGGATCGACGCGCAGTTGTTGCGCGTGGCAGGAGCATCTGGCGTTGGTTGAGGCGGTGGAGTGTGGGGATGCTTCCAAAGCCGGGATGCTGATGAACCGGCATCTGGATCATCTTGAGCAGACCCTACTCGGTTAA
- the yjiA gene encoding GTPase — MSSPIPVTVLSGFLGAGKTTLLRHLLKAEHGLKIAVIENEFSDAGIDTQLLGDEPVQVMTLANGCVCCTIHTDLTKALYLLLERLDSGEIAFDRLVIECTGLADPAPVAQTFFIDEELRERYLLDGIITLVDAAHAEHHLTQTIAQAQIGFADRLLVSKTDLVDEAAFTALSERLTRINRRAPIRVVEHGNIDLAELLDVRGFNLNADLGGGLSLRPVSKAPSIDRISSLVLRTDQALDIDQLSEFMNELLEEHGKQLLRYKGVLNIAGEDRRLVFQGVLKLYGFDWDTEWAEGETRESVIVFIADDLPEEKIRAGFAKVAQQQN, encoded by the coding sequence TTGTCCTCTCCCATTCCGGTCACGGTACTCAGCGGTTTCCTCGGCGCCGGCAAGACCACCTTGTTGCGTCATCTGTTGAAAGCCGAGCACGGCCTGAAAATCGCCGTGATCGAAAACGAATTCAGCGACGCCGGCATCGACACTCAATTGCTCGGCGATGAGCCGGTGCAAGTCATGACCCTGGCCAACGGCTGTGTCTGCTGCACCATCCACACCGATCTGACCAAAGCGCTTTATCTGTTGCTCGAACGCCTGGACAGCGGCGAAATCGCTTTCGACCGACTGGTGATCGAATGCACCGGTCTGGCTGACCCGGCACCCGTGGCGCAGACCTTTTTCATCGATGAAGAACTGCGCGAGCGTTACCTGCTCGACGGCATCATCACCTTGGTCGATGCCGCTCACGCCGAGCACCACCTGACTCAGACCATTGCCCAGGCGCAGATCGGTTTCGCCGACCGTTTGCTGGTCAGCAAAACTGATTTGGTCGACGAGGCCGCGTTCACCGCGCTAAGTGAGCGTCTGACGCGGATCAACCGACGCGCGCCGATCCGTGTGGTCGAGCACGGCAACATTGATCTGGCCGAACTGCTCGACGTGCGCGGTTTCAATCTCAACGCCGATCTCGGCGGCGGGTTGAGCCTGCGTCCGGTCAGCAAGGCGCCGTCGATCGACCGCATCTCCAGTCTGGTGCTGCGCACCGATCAGGCGCTGGATATCGATCAGCTCAGCGAGTTCATGAATGAACTGCTGGAAGAGCACGGCAAACAATTGCTGCGCTACAAAGGCGTGCTGAACATTGCCGGGGAGGATCGGCGGCTGGTGTTTCAGGGCGTGCTGAAACTCTACGGTTTCGACTGGGACACCGAATGGGCCGAGGGCGAGACGCGGGAGAGTGTGATTGTGTTTATTGCCGATGATTTGCCGGAAGAGAAGATTCGCGCGGGGTTTGCCAAGGTGGCGCAGCAGCAGAACTGA
- a CDS encoding FadR/GntR family transcriptional regulator, whose translation MITTSTVVNSVVEKLRAALARGQWRSGDMLPGQRELAEQLGISRPSLREAVIVLETLGLVRSMPGKGVVVLDAQLSDSQSHDSAVAGASLEDVLQLRYTLEPFIVGLVAQSISSKEVGQLRLTLMDMREALEAGDSEAGVSAYIAFHEELFTLTSNPIFQSVVQQTSNALKQSADVLRNSPEHLAERLEENEAVVRAIRSKNSAQASAEMRRHILREGQRMGIELNIPDDNLSN comes from the coding sequence TTGATAACCACATCTACCGTCGTCAACTCAGTCGTAGAAAAACTCCGGGCCGCTTTGGCCCGTGGTCAGTGGCGCTCCGGCGACATGCTGCCGGGTCAGCGCGAACTGGCCGAACAACTGGGCATCAGTCGCCCGAGCCTGCGCGAAGCGGTGATCGTTTTGGAAACCCTCGGCCTCGTGCGCTCGATGCCTGGCAAAGGCGTAGTGGTGCTCGACGCACAGCTCAGCGATAGCCAAAGCCACGACAGCGCAGTGGCCGGCGCCAGCCTCGAAGACGTGCTGCAACTGCGCTACACCCTTGAGCCGTTCATCGTCGGCCTGGTTGCCCAGTCGATCAGCAGCAAGGAAGTCGGACAATTGCGCCTGACCTTGATGGACATGCGCGAAGCCCTTGAGGCTGGCGACAGCGAAGCCGGGGTCAGCGCCTACATCGCCTTCCACGAAGAGCTGTTCACCCTGACCTCGAACCCGATTTTCCAAAGCGTGGTGCAACAGACCAGCAATGCCCTCAAGCAAAGCGCCGACGTGCTGCGCAATTCCCCTGAGCATCTGGCCGAACGGCTGGAGGAAAACGAAGCCGTGGTCCGTGCGATCCGCAGCAAGAACAGCGCCCAGGCCAGCGCCGAAATGCGCCGGCACATTTTGCGCGAAGGTCAGCGAATGGGGATCGAGCTGAACATTCCGGATGACAACTTGAGCAACTGA
- the mscL gene encoding large-conductance mechanosensitive channel protein MscL has product MGVISEFKAFAVKGNVVDMAVGIIIGAAFGKIVSSFVGDVIMPPIGLLIGGVDFSDLAVTLKAAEGNAPAVMLAYGKFIQSVLDFIIVAFAIFMGVKAINRLKREEAVAPSLPPVPTKEEELLGEIRDLLKAQNNRPE; this is encoded by the coding sequence ATGGGCGTGATAAGTGAGTTCAAGGCCTTCGCGGTCAAAGGCAACGTGGTCGACATGGCTGTCGGTATCATCATCGGCGCCGCCTTCGGCAAGATCGTTTCGTCGTTTGTCGGTGACGTGATCATGCCGCCGATTGGCCTTTTGATCGGTGGGGTGGATTTCAGTGACCTCGCCGTGACGTTAAAAGCCGCCGAGGGTAACGCCCCCGCTGTGATGCTGGCTTACGGCAAATTCATCCAGAGCGTGCTTGATTTCATCATCGTTGCTTTCGCGATCTTCATGGGTGTCAAAGCGATCAACCGTTTGAAGCGCGAAGAGGCCGTGGCCCCGTCTCTGCCGCCGGTCCCAACCAAAGAAGAGGAACTGCTGGGTGAGATCCGCGACTTGCTCAAGGCCCAGAACAACCGCCCTGAATAA
- the katB gene encoding catalase KatB, producing the protein MTSALGLGAFPHRRTLGVFTASLLTFSVHAAPLTRDNGAAVGDNQNSQTAGANGPVLLQDVQLIQKLQRFDRERIPERVVHARGTGAHGTFTVTNDLSDLSKAKVFATGQTTPVFVRFSAVVHGNHSPETLRDPRGFATKFYTADGNWDLVGNNFPTFFIRDAIKFPDMVHAFKPDPRTNLDDDSRRFDFFSHVPEATRTLTELYSNSGTPASYREMDGNGVHAYKLINAKGEVHYVKFHWKSLQGINNLTPEQVTKVQGQDYSHMTNDLVTNINKGNFPKWDLYIQVLKPQDLSKFDFDPLDATKIWPGIAERKVGQMVLNRNPANVFQETEQVAMAPANVVPGIEPSEDRLLQGRVFSYADTQMYRLGANALQLPINAPKVAVNNGNQDGAMNFGASQSGVNYQPSRLQPREETPAARYSQLALSGSTQQAKIQREQNFKQAGDLYRSFSKKERRDLIDSFGGSLASTDDESKHIILSFLYRADPEYGTGVTEVAKGDLSRVKALAAKLAD; encoded by the coding sequence ATGACGTCCGCACTTGGATTGGGGGCTTTTCCCCATCGCCGTACACTGGGTGTATTCACCGCCAGCCTGTTAACCTTCTCTGTACATGCCGCGCCTCTGACCCGTGATAACGGTGCAGCGGTCGGCGACAACCAGAACTCGCAAACCGCTGGAGCCAACGGCCCGGTGCTGCTGCAGGATGTGCAACTGATTCAGAAGCTGCAGCGCTTTGATCGTGAACGTATTCCCGAGCGTGTGGTGCATGCTCGAGGCACCGGCGCCCATGGCACTTTTACGGTGACCAACGACCTCAGTGACCTGAGCAAGGCCAAAGTCTTCGCTACCGGACAAACCACGCCGGTGTTCGTGCGTTTCTCCGCCGTGGTTCACGGTAACCACTCCCCGGAAACCCTGCGCGACCCACGGGGGTTTGCCACCAAGTTCTACACCGCCGATGGCAACTGGGACTTGGTCGGCAATAATTTTCCGACGTTCTTTATCCGTGATGCGATCAAGTTCCCGGACATGGTGCATGCGTTCAAACCCGACCCGCGTACCAACCTCGACGATGATTCGCGCCGATTCGACTTTTTCTCCCACGTACCGGAAGCCACGCGTACGCTGACCGAGTTGTATTCCAACTCAGGCACGCCTGCCAGTTATCGAGAGATGGATGGCAATGGGGTGCATGCCTATAAGTTGATCAATGCCAAGGGTGAAGTGCATTACGTAAAGTTTCACTGGAAGAGCTTGCAAGGCATCAACAATCTCACCCCTGAACAAGTCACAAAAGTTCAGGGTCAGGATTACAGTCATATGACCAATGATCTGGTGACTAATATAAACAAAGGCAACTTCCCTAAATGGGACTTGTACATTCAGGTTCTGAAACCACAAGACTTGTCCAAGTTTGATTTCGATCCACTGGACGCTACAAAGATCTGGCCGGGTATTGCGGAACGAAAAGTTGGGCAAATGGTGTTGAACCGCAATCCGGCAAATGTCTTCCAGGAAACTGAACAGGTTGCCATGGCACCCGCCAATGTTGTTCCGGGAATTGAACCTTCGGAGGATCGTCTGTTACAGGGGCGAGTGTTCTCTTACGCTGACACGCAAATGTATCGCCTGGGTGCCAATGCTCTGCAGTTGCCCATCAACGCGCCTAAGGTGGCGGTGAATAACGGCAATCAGGATGGCGCGATGAATTTCGGTGCCAGCCAGTCCGGTGTGAACTATCAGCCGAGCCGTTTGCAACCGCGTGAAGAAACCCCAGCCGCGCGTTACAGCCAATTGGCGCTGTCGGGCAGCACACAGCAGGCGAAGATCCAGCGTGAGCAGAACTTCAAGCAGGCCGGCGATCTGTATCGCTCGTTCAGCAAAAAGGAACGCCGCGATCTGATCGACAGCTTCGGCGGTTCGCTGGCCAGCACCGATGACGAGAGCAAGCACATCATCCTGTCCTTCCTTTATAGGGCCGATCCGGAATACGGCACCGGCGTGACCGAGGTGGCCAAGGGTGATCTGAGTCGGGTCAAGGCACTGGCGGCCAAACTGGCTGACTGA
- a CDS encoding ankyrin repeat domain-containing protein yields MRICLLLLCGCLSFTAWAASPEQSPDAIKAQLQDYYFDAARRGDVPMLDTFIESGYSLDTRDDKGYTALILAAYHGQAPAVERLLAAGADACAQDQRGNTALMGAIFKGELQIARRLMATDCSPDQRNGAGQTAAMYAGLFKRLELLDALKAKGADLNAEDPLGNSAARLASGEIRTAAPR; encoded by the coding sequence ATGCGTATCTGTCTTTTATTGCTTTGCGGTTGTCTGTCGTTTACTGCGTGGGCGGCTTCGCCCGAACAGAGCCCTGACGCCATCAAGGCGCAACTTCAGGATTACTATTTCGACGCGGCCCGGCGCGGTGATGTGCCAATGCTCGATACCTTTATCGAGTCCGGTTATTCCCTCGACACCCGCGACGACAAGGGCTACACCGCGCTGATTCTGGCGGCGTATCACGGTCAGGCGCCAGCGGTTGAACGATTACTCGCCGCCGGGGCGGATGCCTGTGCTCAAGATCAGCGCGGCAATACGGCGCTGATGGGCGCGATTTTCAAGGGTGAGTTGCAGATTGCGCGACGCTTGATGGCTACTGATTGCAGTCCCGACCAGCGCAACGGTGCCGGGCAGACGGCGGCCATGTATGCCGGGTTGTTCAAGCGTCTGGAACTGCTCGATGCGCTGAAAGCCAAAGGCGCCGATCTGAATGCCGAAGATCCGCTGGGTAACAGCGCCGCACGTCTGGCCAGTGGCGAAATCCGTACCGCCGCGCCGCGCTGA
- the radA gene encoding DNA repair protein RadA translates to MAKAKRMYGCTECGAIFPKWAGQCGECGAWNTLTETMIESGGATAPTGRTGWAGQQAQIKTLAEVSIEEIPRFSTASGELDRVLGGGLVDGSVVLIGGDPGIGKSTILLQTLCNLAKSMPALYVTGEESQQQVAMRARRLGLPQDQLRVMTETCIETIIATARQEKPKVMVIDSIQTIFTEQLQSAPGGVSQVRESAALLVRYAKQSGTAIFLVGHVTKEGALAGPRVLEHMVDTVLYFEGESDGRLRLLRAVKNRFGAVNELGVFGMTDKGLKEVSNPSAIFLTRAQEEVPGSVVMATWEGTRPMLVEVQALVDDSHLANPRRVTLGLDQNRLAMLLAVLHRHGGIPTHDQDVFLNVVGGVKVLETASDLALMAAVMSSLRNRPLPHDLLVFGEVGLSGEVRPVPSGQERLKEAAKHGFKRAIVPKGNAPKESPPGLQIIAVTRLEQALDALFE, encoded by the coding sequence ATGGCCAAGGCCAAGCGCATGTACGGCTGCACCGAGTGCGGCGCAATCTTTCCCAAGTGGGCGGGCCAGTGCGGTGAATGCGGCGCCTGGAACACCCTGACCGAGACCATGATCGAGAGCGGCGGGGCGACGGCGCCCACCGGTCGTACCGGCTGGGCCGGGCAACAGGCGCAGATCAAGACCCTGGCCGAAGTCAGCATCGAAGAGATTCCGCGGTTTTCCACAGCCTCCGGTGAACTGGACCGGGTGCTCGGCGGTGGTCTGGTCGACGGTTCGGTGGTGTTGATCGGCGGTGATCCGGGGATCGGTAAATCGACGATTCTGCTGCAGACCCTGTGCAACCTCGCCAAGAGCATGCCGGCGCTTTACGTTACCGGCGAAGAATCCCAGCAGCAGGTGGCCATGCGCGCCCGCCGTCTCGGCCTGCCGCAGGATCAACTACGGGTGATGACCGAAACCTGCATCGAAACCATCATCGCCACCGCCCGGCAGGAAAAGCCCAAGGTGATGGTGATCGACTCGATCCAGACGATCTTCACCGAACAACTGCAATCGGCGCCCGGCGGTGTCTCGCAAGTGCGCGAAAGTGCGGCGCTGCTGGTGCGATACGCCAAGCAGAGCGGCACGGCGATTTTCCTTGTCGGTCACGTCACCAAGGAAGGCGCATTGGCCGGGCCCCGTGTTCTGGAACACATGGTCGACACCGTGCTGTATTTCGAAGGCGAATCCGATGGGCGCTTGCGTCTTCTGCGCGCGGTGAAAAACCGTTTCGGCGCGGTCAACGAACTCGGTGTGTTCGGCATGACCGACAAGGGATTGAAAGAGGTCTCCAACCCTTCGGCGATTTTTCTCACCCGCGCTCAGGAAGAAGTCCCGGGCAGTGTGGTCATGGCGACGTGGGAAGGCACCCGGCCGATGCTGGTGGAAGTGCAGGCGCTGGTCGATGACAGTCATCTGGCCAACCCGCGCCGAGTGACGCTGGGGCTGGATCAAAACCGTCTGGCGATGTTGCTCGCGGTTTTGCATCGACACGGCGGCATTCCGACCCACGATCAGGACGTGTTCCTTAACGTAGTCGGCGGGGTGAAGGTGCTGGAAACCGCGTCCGATCTGGCGTTGATGGCGGCGGTGATGTCGAGCCTGCGCAACCGGCCGTTGCCGCATGATTTACTGGTGTTTGGCGAGGTGGGACTGTCCGGCGAAGTGCGCCCGGTGCCGAGCGGCCAGGAACGTTTGAAGGAAGCGGCCAAGCATGGCTTCAAGCGAGCCATTGTGCCCAAAGGCAACGCGCCGAAGGAATCGCCGCCGGGCTTGCAGATCATCGCGGTTACGCGCCTGGAACAGGCCCTCGACGCGCTCTTCGAATAA